One Denticeps clupeoides chromosome 3, fDenClu1.1, whole genome shotgun sequence DNA window includes the following coding sequences:
- the aanat1 gene encoding serotonin N-acetyltransferase, whose protein sequence is MSGVCVLPFLKPAHVTAAGSPGRQRRHTLPASEFRSLSLEDAVSVFEIEREAFISVSGECPLHLDEVRHFLTLCPELSLGWFEQGRLVAFIIGSLWDQERLSTDALTLHKPLGTTVHIHVLAVHRTFRQQGRGSILMWRYLQYLRCLPYVRRAVLMCEGFLVPFYRKSGFRAQGPCEITVGPLTFIEMQYPVRGHAFMRRNSGC, encoded by the exons ATGTCGGGGGTCTGCGTCCTGCCCTTCCTGAAGCCGGCCCACGTCACGGCTGCGGGGTCCCCGGGGCGCCAGCGCCGCCACACCCTGCCCGCCAGCGAGTTCCGCTCCCTCAGCCTGGAGGACGCCGTCAGCGTTTTCGAGATCGAgagggaag CCTTTATCTCCGTGTCGGGGGAGTGTCCCCTGCACCTGGACGAGGTGCGCCACTTCCTCACACTCTGCCCTGAACTGTCCCTCGGCTGGTTCGAGCAGGGCCGCCTGGTGGCCTTCATCATCGGGTCTCTGTGGGACCAGGAGCGCCTGAGCACG GACGCCCTGACTCTGCACAAGCCCCTCGGGACCACCGTCCACATCCACGTCCTGGCCGTGCACCGCACCTTCCGCCAGCAGGGCAGGGGCTCCATCCTGATGTGGCGCTACCTGCAGTACCTGCGCTGCCTGCCCTACGTGCGGCGCGCCGTGCTCATGTGCGAAGGCTTCCTGGTGCCCTTCTACCGGAAGTCCGGCTTCAGGGCGCAGGGGCCGTGCGAGATCACCGTGGGGCCGCTCACCTTCATCGAGATGCAGTATCCTGTCCGGGGCCACGCCTTCATGCGGCGCAACAGTGGCTGCTGA
- the LOC114786258 gene encoding inactive rhomboid protein 2-like, whose protein sequence is MSSRDEEHHNSNGDRQDSRLKSKKPPSLTIAIPPAEDDDAGLCREPTGEPPPDSSNLAQDRRAAFRRQTSLSQSIRRGTAQWFGVGSDCETKQQLWQRKSLRHCSQRYGKLKAQYREHDPSSVEQLDSPAATRMPKIVDPLARGRAFRQPSDSERPRTPHMAHPPHTPGITSVCSFSSQRSGYTRLPRRKRESVARMSIRAASNLLKGRPGLQGSHVGRNFARRSFARHSWLEDDTVDGDTSDSVFFSKGDVHDELSSMADDVFESPPLSATWTPGEMPFQEGAPYQSLKDVSKVPPQPERPLQRRGRRIASQVKHFAFDKHKRQYGMGVVGKWLNRHYRRSISSQVQKQLDDFHSHRPYFTYWITFVHIVITLLAICTYGFAPVGFAQHSTTELVLRNKGVYESVKYVQQDNFWIGPGSEDLIHLGAKFAPCMRQDTQIVRLIQKARELEEGSGCCVQNDNSGCLQTLREDCSETLGTFIKWSKEHMDNNRSSGSVCHQDPRICDEPASTKPHIWPDNITRWPICTVRGQLNITGLRHMDCKLKGRPCCFGTKGRCEITTREYCTFMHGYFHEEATLCSQVHCMDDVCGLLPFLNPDVPDQVYRLWLSLLLHAGLLHCLVSVVFQMTILRDLEKLAGWLRISIIYILSGVTGNLASALFLPYRAEVGPAGSQFGLLACLFVELFQGWQMLENPRKAFLKLLGIVLFLFLCGLLPWIDNIAHIFGFLSGLLLSFAFLPYVTFGTFDKYRKRVLILISLLAYTGLFSSLIVWFYFYPINWYWLEHLTCLPLTSKFCERYDIDHVVQ, encoded by the exons ATGTCGTCCAGAGATGAAGAGCACCACAACAGCAATGGTGACCGACAGGACAGTCGCCTGAAAAGCAAGAAGCCGCCCAGCCTGACGATCGCCATTCCTCCTGCTGAGGACGATGACGCTGGATTGTGTCGGGAG CCCACTGGTGAACCACCGCCTGACAGCAGCAATTTGGCACAGGACAGGAGAGCGGCGTTCCGAAGACAAACCTCTCTCTCCCAAAGCATCCGCAG AGGCACGGCACAGTGGTTTGGTGTGGGCAGTGACTGCGAGACCAAGCAGCAGCTGTGGCAGCGGAAGAGTCTCCGACACTGCAGCCAGCGATATGGCAAACTGAAGGCTCAGTACCGTGAGCATGACCCCTCTAGTGTGGAGCAGCTGGACTCACCGGCTGCCACCAGGATGCCAAAG ATAGTGGACCCCCTGGCAAGAGGCAGAGCATTTCGCCAGCCCAGCGACTCAGAGCGCCCACGGACCCCACACATGGcccaccccccacacaccccTGGCATCACCTCAGTCTGCTCGTTCTCGAGCCAGCGGTCCGGCTACACCCGCCTCCCGAGGCGCAAGAGGGAGTCGGTGGCTCGTATGAGCATACGGGCAGCATCCAACCTGCTGAAG GGGCGCCCAGGACTGCAAGGGTCGCATGTTGGACGCAATTTTGCCCGCCGCAGCTTCGCCCGGCACAGCTGGTTGGAGGACGATACAGTAGATGGTGATACCTCAGATTCTGTCTTCTTCAGCAAG GGAGATGTTCATGATGAGCTGAGCTCCATGGCGGACGATGTATTTGagtctcctcctctctctgccaCCTGGACCCCTGGAGAGATGCCATTTCAAGAGGGGGCTCCCTACCAGAGCCT TAAGGATGTCAGCAAAGTCCCTCCTCAGCCCGAAAGGCCCCTCCAGAGGAGAGGGCGACGCATTGCCTCACAGGTGAAGCACTTTGCCTTCGACAAGCACAAGCGGCAGTATGGCATGGGCGTGGTGGGCAAATGGCTGAACCGCCACTACCGGCGCAGCATCAGCAGCCAGGTACAGAAGCAGCTGGACGACTTTCATAGCCACCG GCCTTACTTCACATATTGGATCACATTTGTCCACATTGTCATCACCCTGCTCGCCATCTGCACCTATGGCTTTGCTCCTGTTGGCTTTGCCCAGCACTCCACCACTGAGCTG GTCTTGAGGAACAAAGGAGTGTATGAGAGTGTGAAGTATGTCCAGCAGGATAACTTCTGGATTGGCCCAGGTTCT GAGGATCTCATCCACTTGGGGGCAAAGTTTGCCCCCTGCATGAGGCAGGACACCCAGATTGTGAGGCTAATCCAGAAAGCcagagagctggaggagggGTCTGGCTGCTGCGTCCAGAACGACAACTCTGGCTGCCTCCAGACCCTCCGGGAAGACTGttcg GAAACTCTGGGCACCTTCATCAAATGGTCTAAAGAGCATATGGACAATaacaggtcttctggttcagtctGTCACCAGGATCcaag GATTTGTGACGAACCTGCATCGACAAAACCGCACATCTGGCCTGATAACATCACACGGTGGCCA ATCTGTACAGTCCGGGGACAGTTGAACATCACCGGCCTGCGTCACATGGACTGTAAGCTGAAAGGAAGACCCTGCTGCTTCGGGACGAAGGGCAG GTGTGAGATCACTACACGAGAGTACTGCACTTTCATGCACGGCTACTTTCACGAGGAGGCAACACTCTGTTCCCAG GTACATTGTATGGATGACGTGTGTGGCCTGCTGCCCTTCTTAAACCCTGATGTTCCTGACCAGGTTTACAGGCTGTGGCTCTCCTTGTTGCTTCATGCAGG GCTCCTGCACTGTCTCGTGTCTGTGGTATTCCAGATGACCATCCTGAGGGACCTAGAGAAACTTGCAGGCTGGCTGCGCATCTCCATCATCTACATCCTGAGTGGTGTCACCGGCAACCTGGCCAGTGCCCTCTTCTTACCCTACAGAGCTGAG GTGGGCCCAGCGGGATCCCAGTTTGGCCTGCTGGCCTGCCTGTTTGTGGAGCTCTTCCAGGGCTGGCAGATGCTAGAGAATCCGAGGAAGGCCTTCCTGAAGCTGCTGGGCATTgtgctcttcctcttcctgtgcGGTCTGCTGCCCTGGATCGACAACATCGCCCACATCTTCGGCTTCCTCAGCGGCCTGCTGCTCTCCTTCGCCTTCCTCCCATATGTCACTTTCGGCACTTTTGACAAGTACCGCAAGCGGGTGCTCATCCTCATCTCACTGCTGGCCTACACGGGCCTGTTCTCCTCGCTCATCGTCTGGTTCTACTTCTACCCCATCAACTGGTACTGGCTGGAGCACCTCACCTGCCTGCCATTAACCAGCAAGTTCTGCGAGCGCTACGACATCGACCACGTTGTGCAATAA